In the Candidatus Poribacteria bacterium genome, CTGCGATTAAGGTTGCAGCCAACAAACAACGTGCCTTGGCTGCCGGTCTCACCGAAATGCTTCTTGAAAACTTGGCTAAGACCAAAACTATTGTATCCTTCAACGATTTGTCCACCGATGCCCTGATTGAAAATTACCTTGCCTTCGTTGAGAGTTCAGAAGCACTCGAGGGAGTGCTCCAATTGGAAGAGTCACTTCGAAGCGCGAACATCACCTTAAACAAGGTTCAGCAGAAACTTCAGGTGTTTGGATTGACCCTCGACGATATAGACAAGGTCGTTCAAACCGGAAAACCCACTCCAATATTCTATGTTACGGCACCCGCTTCCGGACAGATCATTGAGCAACACGTGACACTCGGCACAACGGTTGAAAAAAGTAATATGCTTTTCTCAATACTCGACACCGACCGTGTCTGGGTTGAAGGGGAGGTTCATGAGGATGCGCTTGTCCGTCTTCAGGACAAGTGGCAGATAGGTAGCGAGGTTCGCATCCGTGCCTCTGCTTATCCAGAAACAATTTTCACTGGGAAAATATCACATATATCAAGTGTTATGAACCCAGAGGAGCGCACCGTCCACTTTTGGACGGAAGTCAACAACCCCAAGCATAAACTCAAACCAGGGATGTTTACTGAGCAGGTGATTGTCTTGGAAAAAGGAGCCGAGGTCTTGAGTGTTCCGCTGAACGCCGTGCTTGAAGACAAAGGGAGCTGGTTTGTTTTTGTCGAATTCGGGGAGACTTACACGAAGCAGGAAGTTGTCGTGGGCGCGAAAGACGACCAGTATATCGAAATCAGAGAAGGATTGTTTCCAGAGGAATATGTTGTGGTGCAGGGGCAACATCAGTTGTTGAGAGCAACAGAAGATGTCTCCGAAGTGATGGGTGCCCATGGGCACCCGCATTAGCGTTTTTTAACGATTGGTTCTTGCGCTCCTTTCCATTTCATTACGATCAGACTTTCGGGGAATTCACGACTGAAATAAGGATCTGTACGGTTTTTTACTGCCTTTATTAATCCAAAACGATAGCCTGCAACAACGGCGCAGGGTTTTTGCTGGGGTGTTTCTGCAGATTTAAGGAACGCATTTGAAAGTTCTAACGTACGTAGTTTACCCGCAAGGAAAAATTAAAATATGTGGTCGAAAATTACCGAGATTTCTCTCAAAAATAGACTCCTAACGCTTACTTGTATGGTTGCAGTCGTCATCATCGGATTTCGGATGTTTCAATCAGCACCGATTGATGTTTATCCTGACATCAATCCGCCTCGCATTACTATACTCACTGAGGCACACGGGTGGTCTCCTGAAGAGATGGAGACCTTGGTTACGTTGCCTATTGAAAGTTCGATGAACGGTGCGCCTTATGTTACACGGGTCCGGTCTTCCTCCGCGATTGGTTTGTCCCTTGTGTTTGTTGAATTTGAGTGGGGAATGGATGTGTTTCTCGCGCGACAGATGGTCTCTGAGCGACTTCAACTGATCGCACCGAATTTGCAGGAGGGCGTTGATGCCCCAATTATCTTGCCGACTTCCTCCCTCTTGGGCGAGATTATCGAATACGCGCTCGTCGCTGAAACGGGAGAATTTGATGAGATGGAAATGCGAGACCTCGCAGATTGGGTGATTCGCTACCAACTGCAATCTCAGGGTGGCATTGCCAATGTGATTAACATCGGTGGCTACGTGAAGCAATTCCAAGTTTTCGTCGATCCTGAGCGGTTGATAAGTTATAACCTTTCACTTGAGGACGTTGCTTCTTCGCTTGAGAAGAGCAACGAAAACTCAGCAGGCGGTTTCCTCATCAAAGATGCTCGCGAGTTGATGATTCGGGGATTAGGGCGGATTTCTTCGGTTTCTGACATCGAAAACGTCGTTGTTAATGTGCAAAAACATGGCAGACCGATTCTTGTTAAGGATGTTGCCTCGGTGAAAATCGGATCGCTTCCAGAAATTCGACGCGGTGCGGGAAGCCACAATGGAAAAGAAACTGTCTTGGGCAAGGTCGTCAAGCAACCCGGTATTAACACGATAGAGCTGAGCGACAAAGTGGTTTCCACCTTGGAATCCTTGGAGAAATCCATGCCTAAGGGTGTAAATATTAAGGTTGAATATGCCCAAGCTGACCTAATTCGGCGTGCTGTTGACACCGTTAAAGAAGCTCTACGCGATGGCGCGATTCTGGTCGTAATTGTTCTGGCTATTTTTCTCTTCAACATTCGGACCGCCCTGATTACTTTGACTGCGATCCCGCTGTCTTTGATTATAGCCGTTATCGCGCTTCTTTCTCAGGGCGACACGCTTAACATTATGACGCTCGCGGGTTTGGCGATTGCGGTTGGAATGGTCGTTGACGACGCGATTGTTTACGTCGAAAACATATTCCGGCGATTACAAGAATATTTTCGTCTGCGTTGGACGGGCGAGGAACCTGAAGAAACACCCTCAGAGGTTGTAGCACGAGCGAGTGAGGAAATCCGATCCTCAATTGTCTTTGCGACCTTGATTATCATCCTCGTTTTTGTGCCCCTGTTCAGCCTCAGTGGTATGGAGGGCAGAATGTTTCGTCCGCTTGGCTGGGCTGTTGTTATTTCGATGGCAGCATCGCTACTCGTTGCGCTCACAGTCGTTCCGGTGTTAAGTGACTTGCTATTGACGCGTTTCCGAAGAGGACGTCCATCAGAAGGTCCTGAGTCGGTCCCTCCTCCGGCAAAAGAGAGTCCGGTGGTTGTGTGGATTAAACATGTTTATCGTCACATACTTGTCTGGGTTATGCAATTGCGTTGGGCGATTGTAGTGGTGGCACTGCTACTGGTGGTCTTGACTGTGGCAGCGATACCTCGCCTGGGACGCGAATTCCTACCTGTGATGGATGAAGCTACGTTTATTATCAGTGTCTTCTCACCACCAGGTACCTCGTTAGGAGAATCAACGCGTATCGGTAGAGAGATGGAAACACGACTCCTGACGATTCCAGAAGTAACGAGCGTGAGTAGCCGCACCGGGCGCGCTGCGGCGGACGAGCATGCCCACGACGTAAACACACATGAGATCCTTGTGAACTTTATCCCTCCCGATGAACGAGAGAAAACGCGAGCAGAACTTCTTTCAGAAGTCCGTGAGTTGCTGTCTCCTGAAAACTTTCCGGGTGTATTGGTATCTGTCGGTCAACCGATTCAGCATCGCCTCGACCACCTTTTGTCAGGGGTTAATGCGCAGGTAGCACTGAAATTGTTCGGGACGGATCTCGACATGCTCCGGGCAAAGGCGGAGGAAATTCGGGCGGTCATGTCGAGAATCGACGGTGTAGCGGACTTACAGGTGGAACAGCAGGTGCAGGTGGAGCAGCTTCAGATTAAGGTAAAACGACTTGAAGCAGCACGCTACGGCTTGCGGGTCGAAGATGTGACGCATTTTACAGAAACCGCACTCAAAGGGGAGTCGGTGAGTCAGGTTATCCAAGGCCAACGCCAATATACGCTCTTGATTCGAGTCGATCCGACGCTCGTCAACACAGCCGAAGCCGTCGAAAGCCTAAAAATCCGAACGCCATCAGGCGCGTTCGTCCCACTAAAACAGGTCGCCGATGTTGGTTTTGGTTATGGACCGAACACTATCAATCGCGAGAACGTTTCTCGGCGTATCGTCATCCAGTGTAACGTCCAAAATCGGGATCTCGGCAACTTTATTGCAGAAGTTCAGCGGGAAATCGACGAACGGGTCGAATTGCCTGAAGCGTATTTCCTGTCCTACGGCGGGCAGTTTGAAAGTCAACAGGCGGCACAAAGAAAAATTATGATTCAGACAGGTTTTGTCCTCATTGGTATCTGTGTTCTGTTGTTTTTGGCGATGGGTTCATTTCGGCTTTCGTTGTTAGTGATGCTGAATCTGCCGTTGGCGTTAATCGGGGGTGTTATCAGTATTTTTCTCACAGGCGGAGTGTTGAGTATTCCGTCGATGGTCGGCTTCATTTTGCTATTCGGTATTGCTGTGCGAAATGGAATTATTTTGGTGACACACATCAATACGCTGCGTTCAGAAGGTATGTCGCTCTATGATGCGGTGATGAAGGGTGCCGAGGAGCGCATCAGTCCGGTGTTAATGACGGCACTAACGACAGGATTGGGGATGCTGCCGCTTGCGCTTGCGCACGGCTCCGGGGCAGAACTCCAGAAACCGCTCGCAATCGTCATCAGTGGCGGGATGATAACCGCGACGATCTTGACGCTTATTGTCTTACCAGTGTTATATTACATTGTCGAATTAAACTGGTTAGCGAGTTTTGAACGTAAAACCGGTTCCTAACTGCCGATGGGTTTTTAAACTGCTCTATGTAAACTTTCTTGTGGTGTTCTTCGTTTAAACCCTCAAATGAAAGGATTCATTATACCGACCCCACACGACAGAAAGCATTGGACCTAATCTCTGTGACTTTTTTGCAACTTTTTTCGTCGAACGGTGTCTAATAAGTATAAGGAAGAAAACTTACGAATAAGGAGAAACAGAATGAAACGCTCACATTTCTATTGTCTGACCTTTGTGGTGGTCCTTCTGTTTGTTGGAATCAGTGTGGTAAGCATGGCTGAAGTGGCTGTTTTAAAGCTGGAGATTTCCGATGTCGTCAGTAATGCTGATGCCCGGCAAATTCGGCGGCTCCTGGAACCTTGGGCGGCTCCAGAGGACATCACATTCCACACACCTGTGGACAAGAACGGTAGAAAACGACTGTTCACGACACGTGTGGAAGTCAAACCGAGACAAGGTCCTTCTAAATTCAGCGAAACACACACGTTTGATGTCTATGACATTATGCGTCAGCTTAACGATTCTCGTTTCAGGGGTCGCCATGGCATTGGACATTCTCGCGTTATTAATACCGAGGCAACCATTCGCGGCGACCTGTTTGCACATCCCGGCTTCGCCCGGAGTTATCTCCGAAACGTTCCGGCATGGCGACGTTGGCGACCTGACACGTCCCATATCCATCACGCAATGACGGCGGGGCATGAAGAACAGAAGTTCGTCTTCAGTGCGAATCCCGAGTTTGATCAGCTGCGGATAGATGCGGCGAACAACAATAAGCCCGTTGAGGTAAAGGGTATCATCACAGGATTTGATGGTCCCTATCCAATCGTATCCGTTCGCGAGTACGAGGTAGGCTATCATCTCAAGACGAAGGCATCTGAAGCGGGAACAGCGAGACAACCGACCTACGACTACCTTGAAAGAAAGTAGAAGCTATCGCCAATCCTGACTTGCTTTTTATGACTGGTAACCGCCTGTATTAAAAAGCACAACGCGCGCCGTGTCTTTGATCATTCCATTTGCGACGAGTTGTTTGAGTGCCGCGACAGTTGCGGCTCCTTCAGGACATGTCAAAAGTCCTTCAGTTGTCGGGAGCAGCTGCATTGCTTTACGGATAGCATCATCTGTGACGGCAATCGCGGCACCGTTGCTTTTACGAATCGCCTCTAAAATGAGGAAATCGCCGATTGCTTGTGGAACCCGCAAGCCACTTGCAACGGTATGTGCATCACGCCACGGTGTTGCTTCCGTAGCCCCTTCTTCCCATGCTTTGACAATCGGTGCACATCCTGCCGACTGTACTGAGATGAGCCGCGGTCTTTTCTTACCGATCCAACCGATCGCTTCTAATTCTGCAAAGGCTTTCCACATCCCCACAATACCCGTGCCACCGCCGGTAGGATAGATGATAACCTCCGGGAGTTCCCATCCACACTGCTCTGCCAGCTCAAACCCCATCGTTTTTTTGCCTTCCACGCGATACGGTTCCTTGAGTGTTGACACGTCAAACCATCCTTCCTGTTCCTTCCGTTCTGCGACAATTTTGCCTGCATCCGTAATTAGACCGTCAATGAGTGTGACGTTTGCACCCGCGAGTTGACACGTCTCCTTGTTGAAAGGAGGGGTATCTTGTGGCATAAAGATATGTGCCGATATACCTGCGGCAGCGGCGTAAACTGAGAGGGCAGTCGCAGCATTACCAGCGGAAGGAATCGCCAATTGCGTTAATCCGAGTGCCTTTGCTTTCGAGACTGCCATTGCCAAACCGCGCGCCTTGAAACTTCCAGTGGGTAATCGGGATTCGTCCTTCACCCAGACCTCTGTAAGTCCAAACACTTCACCTAATTTCTTTGTATGGACGAGGGGGGTCATCGTTTCCCCAAGCGTCACGATGTCTGCAGAATTGGATATGGGTAGGAGTTCCAAATAACGCCAGAGCGAAGCAGGTCTCGACTGGAGCGTGTCGCGTGTCCATGTTTCCGCGACCTGTTCGAGTGCATAGCGGGCAAGTAACGGTTTTCCACAGGTGGTACAGACGTTTTGTGGTATCAGGTGGTCATAAGTTTCACGACACTTACTACATTCAAGGAACTCTAATTTTCCAGCCGGTTCGGTGAGGTGGGATCGAGTTTTCATGTCTTTTTCCGTAGGCTCGCGCGAGGCTTGAACTTACGCGCGCTGAAGGCTGTGGCTTAGGAGTGCGCGAGGAGTTTGAGAAGGATTGCTTTCATACTATGGAGTCGGTTTTCGGATTGTTCAAAGATAATTGAACGTTCATCGTTGACGAGCTCACCCGAAATTTCATACCCGTGATGTGCAGGAAGGCAGTGCATGACCCGGCACTCGGATGCCTTCAGGAGTTCAGCGTTCAATTGATACGGCATCATCTTTTCTAATCGACGTTTCCGTTCTTTTGCAAAGGATGGATCCGTGAAGAATTCCATGTCCACCCACGTATCTGTGTAGACAACATCGCTTTCCGTAATTACTTTTTCCAGTGAACGCTCCACCGCTTCGGTGTTGGTATTGATCGTTTTATAGAGACCTTTGCGAGAGGCTTCTTCCCACAGTGCTTTGTCAACGGCAG is a window encoding:
- a CDS encoding efflux RND transporter permease subunit; protein product: MWSKITEISLKNRLLTLTCMVAVVIIGFRMFQSAPIDVYPDINPPRITILTEAHGWSPEEMETLVTLPIESSMNGAPYVTRVRSSSAIGLSLVFVEFEWGMDVFLARQMVSERLQLIAPNLQEGVDAPIILPTSSLLGEIIEYALVAETGEFDEMEMRDLADWVIRYQLQSQGGIANVINIGGYVKQFQVFVDPERLISYNLSLEDVASSLEKSNENSAGGFLIKDARELMIRGLGRISSVSDIENVVVNVQKHGRPILVKDVASVKIGSLPEIRRGAGSHNGKETVLGKVVKQPGINTIELSDKVVSTLESLEKSMPKGVNIKVEYAQADLIRRAVDTVKEALRDGAILVVIVLAIFLFNIRTALITLTAIPLSLIIAVIALLSQGDTLNIMTLAGLAIAVGMVVDDAIVYVENIFRRLQEYFRLRWTGEEPEETPSEVVARASEEIRSSIVFATLIIILVFVPLFSLSGMEGRMFRPLGWAVVISMAASLLVALTVVPVLSDLLLTRFRRGRPSEGPESVPPPAKESPVVVWIKHVYRHILVWVMQLRWAIVVVALLLVVLTVAAIPRLGREFLPVMDEATFIISVFSPPGTSLGESTRIGREMETRLLTIPEVTSVSSRTGRAAADEHAHDVNTHEILVNFIPPDEREKTRAELLSEVRELLSPENFPGVLVSVGQPIQHRLDHLLSGVNAQVALKLFGTDLDMLRAKAEEIRAVMSRIDGVADLQVEQQVQVEQLQIKVKRLEAARYGLRVEDVTHFTETALKGESVSQVIQGQRQYTLLIRVDPTLVNTAEAVESLKIRTPSGAFVPLKQVADVGFGYGPNTINRENVSRRIVIQCNVQNRDLGNFIAEVQREIDERVELPEAYFLSYGGQFESQQAAQRKIMIQTGFVLIGICVLLFLAMGSFRLSLLVMLNLPLALIGGVISIFLTGGVLSIPSMVGFILLFGIAVRNGIILVTHINTLRSEGMSLYDAVMKGAEERISPVLMTALTTGLGMLPLALAHGSGAELQKPLAIVISGGMITATILTLIVLPVLYYIVELNWLASFERKTGS
- a CDS encoding threonine synthase; translation: MKTRSHLTEPAGKLEFLECSKCRETYDHLIPQNVCTTCGKPLLARYALEQVAETWTRDTLQSRPASLWRYLELLPISNSADIVTLGETMTPLVHTKKLGEVFGLTEVWVKDESRLPTGSFKARGLAMAVSKAKALGLTQLAIPSAGNAATALSVYAAAAGISAHIFMPQDTPPFNKETCQLAGANVTLIDGLITDAGKIVAERKEQEGWFDVSTLKEPYRVEGKKTMGFELAEQCGWELPEVIIYPTGGGTGIVGMWKAFAELEAIGWIGKKRPRLISVQSAGCAPIVKAWEEGATEATPWRDAHTVASGLRVPQAIGDFLILEAIRKSNGAAIAVTDDAIRKAMQLLPTTEGLLTCPEGAATVAALKQLVANGMIKDTARVVLFNTGGYQS